The DNA segment TGACGCCCTGGCTATCAGTTATCAGAACGATATCGGCCGTCTGCTCCAAGGCCTGCGACAACAGACGGTTTGACAGGTCGGCAGAAGCCGCGACAGATCCGGTCTCTGTGACATTAGTGCTTTTAGATACCCCACCCATGGAAACATACCCCGAGGGAAATCTTTGGCTGCCATATGGTGCAGCACTTTCTTGGTATTTGGCGGGGGCTGGGCCGTGGCAGGAACGTTGGTCGGGCCTGCTGTTTTTGGCGCGGACGGGGCTGGGTCCTTTTGAACTGTGCTGCTGTCCAATCAAATAGGGATTTCGGCAGATCTCCCTAAAACTTTAGAGGGCGGAAAGGCTTTTTACAACAGAGCCCTGATCACGACCCTCTCTCGGTTTAAATTGCTAACCTCCATTCGACATCGGCGGTCTAGTGCGAACCTGAAGTTGTTGTATTTGCCCCTGATAATTTGTTTAGGTATTCAGCAGCTTGCACCAACTCACGTGCTAAATCAGGGAGTTTGCGCTGACTTGAGCGGGCTTGATTCCTCAACCGATCGAAGGCCTCCTGCTCACTCATGTGCTCACGCTCGATAAGAATGCCAACCGCAGTATTGACGGTGCGATCGCCATTCAGCGCCTGAGTCAGCTGTCCCTCGCGCTGGAGTAACAGGCGATTCTCTGCGCTTCGTTGTAGCGCAGTTTTCACCCCCGCCAGCAATTGCGGGGGATCAACAGGCTTGATCAGATAGCCCAGCGCGCCGCTATCCACCGCCTCTTCGATAGCGTCATCCTCGCCGTAGGCGGTCAAAAAAATGAATGGAATCTGGGTGTTATGGCGTAACCAATGAGCTACTTCAATGCCATCCATGCCCGGCATACGCATATCGAGAACCACCAGGTCAGGAGGCATTTGTTGACAAAGATCGATGGCTTCTTTGCCGCTAGTGGTGGTTTTCACCTCATAGCCGGCAGCTTGCAGACTGGGACTCAGGGAGGCAAGCACCAGACGGTCATCATCAACCAGCATGATCATCGTAGCGTTAGAATTCATATCTCACAAACTTCAGGATAGTCGTTTCTCTCTAACTAATATATATCAAAGTAAAAGACCTAATTACAATTGTGGTTTTCCCTGATGCCTGAGTCCAGAAGAGAGACCCGATTTAGGTAGTCTTTCGATGGCATGTTGCAAAAACTAAACAGCCAACCAGATCAGTGGCGCTTCGAGAGCTAGTTCAGTGACCACCCGCCCAGCCTCCTGGTGGATATCCAGATGAGCACCCTCAGCAGGTAGTAGGGTACGCAAAAGCTCCAGGCCTGTGCCCGTTGCCTTACCACTGGAAAAATCGAATCCGCTGGGCAGCTCGCCGGAATTGACCAGGCAGAGCCGAGCCTGTTGCCCATGCGCGCTCAGCGATACCTTGATATCGCCCCTGCTAGCTGATCTTTTACTGTGTTTCAACGCGTTGGCGATCAGTTCGTTGATCACAAGCGCCATTGGCACCGACTCCTCTCTGGCCAAATTGATGACCGTGGATCTGTCTGCCTGAAAGTCTATCTGAGCCACCTGCTCGTTCGGATAGACATTGATACAGGCCTGCACCAACTCGTCGATCTGCAGGCGTTCCGTCCCCGCTTGGCTGTACAGACCATAGACGGTGGCAATAGTACGGACCTGGGTTATAGCTTTTTCCAGGCAGCGGGATATGTCTGTGCAGGAGTAGGTCAGGTTGTGGAGCATCCCAACCACACCCTGTAGGTGGTTCTTGATGCGGTGATGTACCTCGCGGACCAACGCCTCACGCAAAACCTGTTCCTTGCTGAGACGCTGCTCAGTCAGCTCCTTCAGCGGGGTGATGTCGGTACTGATACCGACCAAGCCAACCACTTCACCCGCACTGTCGGTCAACGGCGTCTTAGTGGTGCTGAACCAGTGGAGCCGGCCGTCTGGATCGGGCACCCTCTGTTCATGGTCCGTCACCTGCCGGCCCTGACCAATGACGATCCTGTCAACGTCCATAAAGGTCTGCGCTACGTCCGGAGGAAAAAACGCAGTATTGGTCTTCCCTATCACACGATCTTCGGTCCTACCCATGAAATCCAGGAATGCGCGATTGACCATCTGGTAACGTAGCTCGCGGTCTTCAAAATAGACCGGAGAGGGAATCGTGTTCAGCAATGTCTCCAGCTCTCTGTTCTTATCCAGCAAGGCCTGCCTGGCTTTAAGGGTCTCAGTGATATCCCGCACCACACCAACCAAATAGGATTTGTCCTGGTAGTCGATAAGTCTGGCAGTGATTTCTACAGGAAATTGACTGCCATCTTTGTGTTTATGCCTGGCCTCGAAAATCAATTCTCCTGTTGGCTCGAAGCGCTGTATGAATTCCCGCCAAGTCTGCGAGCCAGACTCGACTGGGTCTGCTATGTCGGGTATCCGCAGACTGGACAGCTCGTCGTGCGAATAACCCAGGCTGCGGCAGGCTTCCAGGTTGAAATTGACTATATCTGCGGTTTCCGCGTCGACCACGAAAAGGGCATCCTTGGTTTGATCGAATAGGTTGCGAAACAAGTGCAGCTCTTCCTCGGCCTGTTTCCGTTGGGTGATGTCCAGTGCCGTGAAGATAGTGCCGGCTGACATGTCTGACTCGTCCAGCGGCACAGATCGCAGCAGCACATTCAGCGTGTGCCCATCGCGATGACACATGACTGTCTCAATCTCTCCCACGCCGGTTGCTTCAATCTGGGCATACTTTTCCCTGCCGACCCGCTCGTACTCTTCATCACTCGGATAGACGCAACGGCTGTTTCTTTGCAGCAGCTCTTCCTCCGCATAACCCAGCATGTCGAGAAAACGTTGATTGAGCCACTGGATTTCTCGGTTACGTACCAAGCCAATTCCCACCGGGCTGGCATTGAGCAAGGATGCCCTTTCGGTGAGTTTCTCATGCAGCAGCGCCTCGGCCTTCTTCATGCTGGTCGATATCCTGTTGTAGGGCGATCCAGTAAAGCGGCCGTCCATCGTCATCACGTATCCAGGCTGAGAGTATTAGAGTATGAGTATAAGAAGAATAACCGCTATCAACCATGTATATCAAGGCAGAAAACTTGAGCCTGGATATGCCTGAATCATCCATCTTTCCAGTCTCATTCTATGCAATCCCCTGGATTTCCGGCTGAATCCGCCCGCTTCCAATGCCTTCCCGTCCTTCCGGCTTAGTTCAGGCAACAGGCCGGCAAACTGCCACTGGGGGGCTGGGCACGGCTCGACTCCATCTACGGCGGACGCTGGGACCGCTGGCGGCCGATCCCGGTCAAACTGGCCATCAGCCAGTTCATGGAGAAGGATATGGAGGGCGTCAGCCACTGGTTCGACGTCACGCCAGGCAAGTGGATACAGGGCCTGTGGCCCGTTGGGAGCATGAACGCCGGGTCTACGTAGTGACCATTACGCCGGAGATGGAAGATGCGGTGCATGACCGCTGGCCAAGAATATTGAGCGGTAACCAAACACCGCCGCGAAGGAAATAATCCCGCCTTAAAAAAAACACATCGAGCGCTAGAGCGCGATACCGTTCACGTTAACGCCGGAACAGAGTTAAAGAACCTCGCAGACAGACCGATATCCCTACTCAAATAGAAAATCTGAAAGGAATTTCTGGCCCATAGTCACCAAATTCCTTTACACAGACAAAAACAAACAGCGCCTGTATGTGGCCCACTCGTGAAGCACGGGCACACGCATCAAAGAATATAAAGCAGCGCAGACACCCATGAAAAGCACTTTGATACCGGGAAACGACCATGCAAAAACTATTCAGCAGTTTGACCATTCGCACTCGATTGTGGATCGGCTTCGGCCTCATCCTCGCAGTGCTCACCATGAGTTCCGCAATTACACTGTTCAGCCTCAAGGGCGTCGGCGAGAAAATCGAAGACGTTGTACACGACAAGCAGCATACGCTTATCCTGGCTGAAGACCTGTCAAGCTATCTGGAACGTTCCGCAGCCTCCCTCGGTTTCCACCTGCTTACCAAAGAGTCCCACCATCTGGATGAGCACAAGCGGCACCTGAAGCAGGCCTCGAAACTGTTACAGGAACTCCAGGCAATGCCGGCCGTCATCGAGAGCAGCCAGGCATCACAACTTGTATCGAATATTCAGACCAAGCTTCAAACCTTCGAATCCAACGCCAATCACCTGCTCAGCGAATCGATAACTTTTGAAAAGAATTTCCCAGGCATCGCTTTTGCCAACGATCAGATCAACCCCCTGAGCCGTACCCATCTGCAACTGACTTCAGAGATGATCCTCTCCGAAATGGAAGAGGAACCTGACGACGAGCGCAGGCAATTGCTGTTCGAACTGACTGAACTGCGTTATGCCTGGAGCAACGTCATGAACGGTATACGCGGTTATCTCGCCTTCCGCAGTGACGCCAGCATCGACAACATGAAGCTCTACATTGAACGCATTGACAGCTTGCTGCTGGAGCTGAAAAAGAAGGAAGATTTGTTGACCCTGGAACAGTCAGACGCAGTGGAACAGTTCGGCGGAAGCTTTAGCCTGTTCAAACAGCGGGCGCAAAAGATGCAGGAGATCCACGGCGGTAAGAGCTGGCGCAGTGACGCCTGGCTGCTCAGCAGCGAATTCAATCCCGCGCTTGAAGAGTTACACAACGACCTGGCTGATCTGGTCAAGCATCAAGAGACAACCATCAAAGAGACCAGTCAGCAGTTAATGGATACAGCCGATTCAGTCGACAGGCTGGTATTGGGACTGCTCATCTTCGGTCTGCTGGCGGGACTGCTGATCAGCTGGCTGATTTCACGCGCCATCTGCAAACCCATCGTGTTCGCAGCGGACACCATGCAGGACATTGCACACGGTGAAGGCAATCTGATGATTGCTCTCGACAGTAAAGGCAAAAACGAACTCAGTGAACTTGCCGAGGGCTTTAACCAGTTTGTCAGTAAAATCCGTAACCTGATACAGCGTACCGCCCACTCCACCGAGTCGGTCATCAGTGCAGTGGCACAGACTTCGGACAACACCCGCCTGATCATTCAACGCGTGTTGGAGCAGGAGCAGGAGACCGACCAGGTGGCCACAGCCATGAACCAGATGGCTAGTAGTATCACCGAAGTAGCGCAAAACGCCGCCATCGCTGAGGAAGCAGCCGGCTCAGCTAATCAGGAGACCCTGAACGGTCGTCAGATGGTGCAGGAGAGCGCCGACGCCATCAATGAACTGGCAACAGAAGTGGAGCAGGCGGAGCGGACCATCCAGGAAGTGGAGCAACAGAGCGAACATATCGGCACGGTGATCGATGTAATCAAAAGCATAGCCGAGCAGACCAACCTGCTGGCGCTCAACGCCGCCATTGAGGCAGCTCGTGCTGGCGAACAAGGCCGCGGTTTTGCCGTGGTTGCTGACGAGGTGCGCAGCCTGGCCAACCGTACCCACGAATCCACCGGCGAGATCGAATCCATGATCCAGTCACTGCAGAGCGGCACCCAACAGGCCGTTGCGGTGATGGCCACCGGCCGGGAAAAAGTGGACCGGAACGTGACCCAGGCGAGTCACACTCTCAACTCCCTGGACCAGATTAGTAAGGCGGTCGATACCATCAATCGCATGAACTCCCAGATCGCCACCGCAGCGGAACAACAGCGTGCCGTATCTGAAGAGATCAAGCAGAACATCTTCAATATCAACGACCGCAGCAAGCAGACTGCCCAGGGCGCCAAGCAGACTTCGGAAACCGTCAGCTCGCTGGGTCAATTTGCAGCCAATCTGCAGGGAGTCATCCAGCAGTTCAAGTTCTCCGGTGACGGCGGGCTCGATTTCAGCGCCGCCAAGTCGGCCCATCTGGCCTGGAAAGCACGCCTACGCGACTTCCTGGACGGTAGAGATGCCTTGTCCCATGAGGAGGCTGTCTCCCATCACGACTGCATCCTCGGCAAGTGGTACTACAGCGAAGGGCTGGAAAGGTATGGCGAGGTCGCCGAGATGCGGGATATCGAAGCCCCCCACAGCAAACTGCATCGCCTGATTCAGGAGATCATCAAGCTGAAGGAGGCTGGCAAAGACCAACAGGCAGAGGCGGTCTACCAGGAGATAGAACCCCTGTCACAAACCATCATCGGCTTATTGAACAGCGTGGAGTCGCAGATCAACCAGGCATGATGAGCTGTCGGGCCATACCGACGTGGTCCCGGTCGCGGGCCAGGACTGGTCCAGCGACCCCTTCTCGGTGCTGGAAAAAGACGGCCGGCTCTTTACCAGCGTGATGTCCTCGCTGATTGAACAGGCGGTAGAGTTTCAACGGGAGCAACATCGTCACTATCAGAAAAAAGTGGCGATTGCTCTAAACCTCTCGGTGCGGTTGTTAAACGATACCGGCTTTCGAAAACAGCTGTTTGAGCATCTGATCGCCCAGGACTTCCTGCCTGACAGCCTGATTATCGAGATCACCGAAGATAATGTGCTGTGTTGTGGCTGATAATGTAGAGGCGCATGGTTAGGTTTAACTGAAGTATCAGTGATGTTATTTGTTTGTAGTAAGAACTGTCAGTATTGTTTTGCCACCCGTACTTAAAGTAACTTTTTTACCAGATTTGTAATCTACTACCATAAAGCACAACGGTTCATTATGTTAGTTCGGTCTGTGATTGATCTGAGTGTCGAAAATGATGCAGGTGCAGCTCTTAGTGTAAATATGGCAACCCGGAAGATTTGGTGCGATGTAAAAAAACTGTGATGACGAAGGCTTCTCATTGCTCTATCTTTTTGAGTTATAAAACCCTATTTTTCGTGCGATTATTGGACAGCTCAAAAGGGGTATTTCCCTGGATAATTCTGCTTTATTATTTGTAAAGTTTCCCTGGGTCCGGTCGCTACTTCGTTTTAAGTCACCCGAAGGTCCCAGATCCCGTCCTTCACCTAGCATTCTGCTTGTGTTCAATCGCCCAATCCCCGCGATTTTTGTTCAAACGTCGAATAACGAATATCACTCTTTGGTAAGGGGGTAGCATTATGGGCTTGATGAATCAAATAACTATTCGTGCACGTCTGATATTTTTAGTTGGATTTGCTGCGGTAGTCATGCTTGTCATTAGTTCGCTAGGCATATACGCAATGAAGAGCGGAGAAGCGTCAATGAAAACTGTCTACGAGGATCGACTGATACCGACTGGCCAGATCAGTCAGATCATTGAATTAATGCGGGAAAATCGAAGTCAGTTGCTCTTCTCCCTTCAGCATGATCCCAACTCAAAAACCGCTGTTCTGCATAAGCATAATGTGTCGCTACATTTAAAAAAGGTAGATCAAAATATAAAAACTATCGATGAAGTCTGGAAAGAGTATATGTCGACATATCTGACACCGGACGAGGAAATACTGGCGCAGAAATTCACTCAAAAGCGCGCCATATTTGTTAATGATGGTTTGAGGCCGGTAATAAAGTATATCGAGAGTGGCGACTACTTAAACTCCGCTATTCACTTGTCGAGCAAGACAAACCCGGCATTTGAAGCTGCTCATAAAGTTGCTGAGGATCTTTGGCAATTACAACTTGATGTTGCAAATTCGGAGTACGAAAAAGCTATGGAGCGCGATCACCAGATTGGCATTGTTTTCATTTGCCTGATTCTAGCTGGTGTTGGTTTTCTCATATTTCTCTCCGTTATAACCATTCGAAGTGTCTCAGAGACAGTTAAAAAGCTAAATAACGCTGCTAATGGAATGGCAGAGGGGGATCTTACAATTCAATGTGAATCATCATCAAATGACGAGCTTGGGCAAGTTATTAGCGCATTCAATGACCTAGGTAATAAATTCCGGAGTGTTATTACAGAGTTGAAAGCTTCGACTATACAGTTGGCTTCTGCGGCTGAGGAGACTTCGGTTATAACCAGCGAAACAAGTCATCGAATAAAGCAACAGCAATCCGAAACAGAACAGGTTGTAACTGCCATGAATCAGATGACTATAACCGTTCAGGACGTAGCTCGGAATGCCGGAATGGCTGATGGAGCAGCACATGACGCAGATGAAAAGGCTAACGAGGGGATTTCAGTGGCTGCTAGCGCACTTACTGCGACGGAGGATTTGGCCAAAGAGGTTCAACTGGCTGCAGATGTAATTCAAAGGTTGGAGGCAGAGAGTGACAGTATAGGTGCGGTAATCGACGTTATTCGAGGGATCGCAGAACAGACGAACCTGCTTGCGCTCAACGCTGCAATTGAAGCGGCGAGAGCGGGAGAACAAGGCAGGGGATTCGCCGTAGTGGCTGACGAGGTACGTACCTTGGCAGGTAGAACTCAACAATCCACACAGGAAATACAGGGCATGATAGAGCGCTTACAGCAGGGTGCGAAGGATGCGGGAGCGGCAATGAATCAAGGACAGGATAAAGCCAAACATAGCCTGCATCAGGTTGAACGAGCAGATGAGGCACTCAACGAGATCAGCCATGCGGTGGCCCGTATAAAGGAGATGAATTCACAGATAGCCACTGCTGCAGAGGAGCAGGGTACCGTGGCCGAGGAGATCAACCGCAACATAGTTGCTATAAGTGATCTCTCGTCTGAATCTGCACAGGGCGCTGAGGAGACATCACAAGCAAGTAGTGAGCAGGCCCAGCTTGCTGTAAGTCTGGATAAACTTGCCATGAAATTCACGGTTTAGTCTGGGGGGAGATATGTCAAAGCTTATGCAATCTATTGATGCGAGAACTCAGCTTGCTGGAACTAATAGGTTGGAGGTCTTATTGTTCAGCTTGGGTAAAAATGTAACAAGCGGGCGTGAGGAAGTTTTTGGTATCAATGTGTTTAAGGTCAGGGAAGTTATGCATATACCTGAGATAACGCAAGCCCCTGATATGCCGAAGGCAGTAGAGGGTATGGTGAGCTTGAGAGGCAGTATGGTGCCAGTAATCAACCTCTCAGAGTTCTGTAATCTTCAGGCTGAAGAACAGCCTAATATCCTCATGATCACAGAGTACAATAAGCATGTACAAGGTTTTCTAGTTCACGCAGTGGACACAATAGAGCGTTTGAACTGGGATGACGTCAAAGCGCCTCCTTCAATGATTACAAGTCAGATGAGTGGTCTTGTAACCGCTGTCTCTGAGTTACAGGATAAGCGTCTGGTCATGATTATGGACGTGGAGAAAATACTCGCTGAAACTGCCGGCTTTTACGAAGACCAAAATATATATAGTGGTATTGAGCCTCATAAGGGTCGCAGCAGCATAACTGTCTTATTTGCCGATGATTCAAGTGTGGCAAGAAGCCAAATTAAACGTACACTTGATCGCATGGGTATTCTGCACATAGGCGTTAGAAACGGTGCAGAAGCTTGGGATAAGTTAAACGAGCTAGCGGAGAAATCAGACGCAGATGGTGTGATGATAACTGACACAGTAAATTTCATCCTGACAGATGTCGAGATGCCTGAAATGGACGGCTATGTCTTAACGAGAAAAATTAAAAGCGATGATAGGTTTAAGGATATACCGGTAGTAATGCACTCATCTTTGACCGCTGAGGCTAATCAATGCCTGGGCAAGGGCGTGGGTGCTGATGCGTATGTTCCGAAATTCGAACCAAAAGAGCTGGCGGCTACTTTGGAAGGGCTGCTTTATTGAAGCGTTTCATCTAACTGCCATCTGTCCTCTCCGTCAATTCTAAGCGATTGTTACGAAAGTAATGAGTGATCACACAGTCACCCTCGGCGAGATTACAAATTGCAGTCTTCTTTCAGAAGCGGGAAGGAAACCGTGCTTCAATATGCTTCACTAGACGAAGAGGCTCTGTGTATTTTTTTCTGCCAAATTGGTGGGGGCGCACGATCGATATTCACCAATCGGGGGGGTGATGTACAATAATCCCGGCTTATCTATATAAAAGTATAAGGAGAATAACCGCTATCACCCATGTATATCAAGGCAGATAACTAGGGCCTGGATATGCCTGAATCATCCGTCTATCCGTCCTCAATCTATTCAATCTACTGGATTTTCGGTTGAATCCGCCCGCTTCCACTGCCTTCCCGTCCTTCCGGCTTAGTTCAGGCAACAGGCCGCCAGGCGGCCTATCCTTCTGTTGCTGTGCCGTGTAGAGAAGTGTGAAACCCGGCAACCCGATGGCTGATCGTATGCACCAGCTCTGTCAATTCCTGCTGGTTGGGTGCGCATGTGGAAATGCACGTTCAAATTGAGCGCACTGCCGAATCTTTGGATCAGCGTCACCGCACCAGTCTGCGCGGTTTTTCGAGTGAATCCCTACTTCTTAATAAGATGGGACGATATGGCCCTGTAAACGATCCCCAGTACCCGCCCCATCAGTTGCGGACGGCTGGCGAACAGGAACCGTAATTGAAATGGGAAGCTCAGCACCCACTGGCGTATCGGTTGCTTCGGTAATACCTCATCGACCAGCAGCGCTGCGCTTTCGGCCATGCGTCTGGCGCCACGGCTGGGGCAAAATCCACGGCGCTTGCAACTGAATGCCACCAGGTGTTCATGATGACAGTGGGTGCATTGCACCCGCAGGAATCCGTGTTCCAACCGCCCGCATTTGAGGTAATCGGCAAATTCCTGTTGCACATGCAGGGGCAACGACTTGCCCTGCATAGCCATCACATCCCTGAACTCCGGGTAGCATTGTTCAATGATCTGGTATAGGAGGGTCTGTTCCGGCCGGTGCCGTTTATAAGAGGGGCTGTGTGGCGACCGGTCGTGATCGCGGCTTGAAGCATATCGTTCTCCATTCCATGGAGCGCTCGATGTTCTCATATTGTTCTCTATCTGCATAGATAAATGCTTGTTGCCCGCAGTTGCCAGCCAGTGCCCGCCAGTTCCTGTCACTCCCATTCTATTGTAAATAAGCCTTTTTTAGCTTTTATTTTCAACGACTTATTTTCCCGTTAATTGATAATACCTTGAAAAATACCATGCTCAGAAAATCCTGCAAAATACTCAAAAAAGTATACGCGAAAGAATAAACACCCTTTTTACACACGTCCAACAGCTTCTGACTGCTGTTGACTCTTTTGACAACCATGCAATCCACTCCGAATACGGCTGACAGGGAGCCAGCAACACTGAAAACTTACCCTCCACTCCCACAAGCGGCTCCATCCATTTCCGACTTTCGGCACGGCGAATCCCTGCCGCAGTGGCGTGAGCGCAGCATCCTGGTTGGAACTTTTGATTTTCGGGCTGTCAGTCAAACAGCCCATCGTGCAGTCCAACTGGTGGCGTCCGGCTTTCGGGTAGTGCTCTGGATCCGCCGGTTTCGGCTTTGTGCTTCAGATAATCGAGGATCTGCTTGATCACCGCCGGATCTTCAATGCAGGCGATGACTTTCATGGCGGCGACGCAGGCACCGCAAGTCTCGATGTCAATATTGAACACGCACTTGAGCCTCTGCACCCATGTCATCGACGCTCGCAGTTCGGAGGGCGTTCGCGGTGCATCGGCACCCCTGGCCTTGTAGCCACTGCCCCACTTTGCCATGGTTACTCGTACAGAGGAAGAGTGAATTCAAACGAGCCTACCTGAACACCCACTGGCGTTTCCCAAACCCCCATAGAAAGGAAGTTACTAAGGGGGGTTGCATAGAACCAATGCTATTATAATAGGGCAACAACACCACGCCCCAGCGTCTTCAATGCACAGGATGCGTACCATTGATCAATAAGTTCTCGAGGGAGTTGGGCGACCCCTACATTACTCTACCGATCTGTATCCATCTGATCAGCCACCACATCAAGTCAGACAAATTCCTAGTGCAACTCATACAAGACACAGCCCTCAGAAATCTCCCGCAGCCAGGACGTAAGCATAGGTTCCTTTACCAGCTCCACCACGCTCATAGACCTTATCCGCAACCTCACAGATCCTCTCCCGAGCAGTATCGAATGCCTTCAATAAATCCGTCTCGGTACTATTCATCTTGGGAGAGAGCCGTTTGAGGGCAGCCGCCTCCAAAAAGAAAGAAACCTCAATCGTACGGTCATATCCCCAAAACAGAATGCGGCTGCTTTTCTCATCAAAATAGCGGCTTGGGTTAGGAAAGTGAAGCTTCATCATTGCCTGCCGGTATACTTCGTTTAATAGAATGCACATTCATATCCGCTTTTTTCCTGATTCAAATCCGGCAGGCGAAATTACCTGCCATGTATTTCTGATTCTCTGGTTCCTGCGGTTTTCTGCGCGAATCCATGCCGCTACCTCAGCGTCACCTCAATATAGTGCTCCTGGCGATCATCCAGCAGGGGTATCAGGCCGGTCTCATTCACCACCAAGCCATCCATCGTCACACGGGTCACGTGATCTGACTTTTCACCACCGCATTGGATGGTGATATGGTAGTAGGTGTCGCGGTAGCGATAATGAATCTTGTACGACTCCCAATCGACCGGGACACAGGGTGCAATACGCAGATGGTCGCCCTCCAGCTGCAGGCCCAGAAGTGTTTCCACGCTCAATCGGTACATCCAGCCCGCCGCGCCGGTGTACCAGGTCCAACCGCCCCGCCCCGTGTGTGGCGCTGCACCATAAATATCCGCACTCATGACGTAGGGCTCGACCTTGTAGCGTTCGATCTCCTCCGGTCGGCTGCCGCGATTGATGGGGTTTAGCATGGCGAACAGTTCCCACGCACGTTCCTTGTCGCCCAGCATGGCAAATGCCGTTGTGGCCCAAATGGCGGCGTGGGTATATTGGCCACCGTTTTCGCGCACACCGGGTACGTATCCCTTGATATAACCCGGCTCAAGGTCTGATTTATCAAAGGGCGGATCAAGCAGTTGGATGAGCTGCGCATCGCGTCGCACCAGGCGTTTGTCCACCGCCGCCATCGCCTGGCGGGCTCGCGCGGGATCACCACCGTTTGAGATGACCGCCCAACTCTGACTGATCGAATCGATTTGGCACTCGTCGTTGTCGGAAGAGCCCAGAGGGGTGCCGTCATCGAACCAGGCCCGTCGATACCAATCGCCATCCCAAGCACTGGCCTCAATATTACCGCGCAGTTGAGAGGCCTGTTCGGTGCAAAGTTCGGCAAAGACTTTATCGTCCCGGCTACGCGCCAACCCCGCAAACAGTTGCAGGTTTTCGTATAGAAACCACGCCAGCCAAACGCTTTCACCCTTGCCTTCTCCACCGACGAGATTCATGCCGTCGTTCCAGTCGCCGCAGCCCATCAGCGGCAGTTGATGCACACCAAAACGCAGTCCATGTTTGATCGCACGTACACAATGTTCATAGAGGCTTGCCGTCTCATTCGAACGTTGCGGGTGATCGTAGTAGGCCTCTTCTCCCGGATTCAACTCGCGCCCCTCCAGGAAGTGTACGGATTCATCGAGCACGCCGGTGTCACCGGTCGCCAATATATAACGACAGGTGGCATACGCCAGCCACAAATAGTCATCGGAGAAATGGGTGCGCACACCCTGGCCGTTGGGCGGGTGCCACCAGTGTTGCACATCACCCTGAATGAACTGGCGTTCGGCGCAACGGATCAACTGCTCACGGGCGAGCCACGGTGTGGTATGGATCAGCGCCATGGTGTCCTGCAGTTGATCACGGAAACCGTAGGCGCCACCGGACTGATAATAGCCACTGCGGCCCCAGAGCCGGGAGGAGAGCGTCTGGTAGATCAGCCAGCCGTTGGTCAACAGGTCCAATGCTGGATCCGGCGT comes from the Candidatus Thiodiazotropha sp. CDECU1 genome and includes:
- a CDS encoding DUF1488 domain-containing protein, with the protein product MCILLNEVYRQAMMKLHFPNPSRYFDEKSSRILFWGYDRTIEVSFFLEAAALKRLSPKMNSTETDLLKAFDTARERICEVADKVYERGGAGKGTYAYVLAAGDF
- a CDS encoding chemotaxis protein → MSKLMQSIDARTQLAGTNRLEVLLFSLGKNVTSGREEVFGINVFKVREVMHIPEITQAPDMPKAVEGMVSLRGSMVPVINLSEFCNLQAEEQPNILMITEYNKHVQGFLVHAVDTIERLNWDDVKAPPSMITSQMSGLVTAVSELQDKRLVMIMDVEKILAETAGFYEDQNIYSGIEPHKGRSSITVLFADDSSVARSQIKRTLDRMGILHIGVRNGAEAWDKLNELAEKSDADGVMITDTVNFILTDVEMPEMDGYVLTRKIKSDDRFKDIPVVMHSSLTAEANQCLGKGVGADAYVPKFEPKELAATLEGLLY